The DNA sequence CAACTTGCTGTAACGCAGGTTGCTGCGCAGCACGAAGCCGTTGTCGAAGTCATGGGTGACGTTGCCGCTGAGGCTGGTGCGTTCGACGTTGTGAAAGTTGTAGCTGGGCTCACCATAAAACTTGCTGCGGTCGTATTCCTTGTCCAGCGGATAACCGCCGCTGTTGGGCGAACTGTCGGTTTTCAGATAGTCCAGAATCATGGTGGCCGACGTGTAATCCGTCGGTGCCCAGGTGAGGCCACCCATCACCAAACGGTTGTCGTCCTGCGAGTGGTCGTACTCGCGGTCGCTGTTTTGGCCTTTGGCAGTGAAGCGGCCAGCCAGGGTTTTTTCGTCGTTCAGAGCATCGCCCACATCGATGCCAGTCTCGACATGGTCAAAGGAACCGTAGGTCACATAGCCCTGGCCGAACTGCTCGAAGCGCGGCTGTTTCGTCACGAAGTTCACCGAACCGCCCGGGTCGGCCGGGCCAAACAGCGTGGAGTTGGCGCCACGCAGAATCTCGATACGTTCATAGGCGAAAGGATCTTCGCGTACTCCGCGCATCGAACTCAGGGTCAAGCCATCACGGTAGGTGGTGGCCTGGAAACCGCGGATCTGGAAATAGTCGTTGCGGTCGTCCGTGCCATAGAAGTCCGTGACCACACCAGGCGTGTATTGCAGCGCCTCTTCCGTGGTACTGACGCTGCGTTGCTCCATTTCCTTGTTGGTGACAACCGACACCGATGCCGGTGTGTTGAGAATGCTGGTTGCCACCTTGCCGCCAACCCAGAGCTCCTTGGCGACCACCGAGTTGGCGTCGTCGTCGGCACTGACCCTGACCTTGGCATTGATGATGAGGGGCGCAAGGCGGTAGTCCTCGACATCCGTTGCGTCGAGCTCCAGAGGGCCAGCGGGCTTTTGTTGAGGAACCAGCAGATAGGCATTCGGGCCTTGCTGTTCGATTTGCAATTCGCTCCCCTGCAGCAACGACGCCAGTGCGGCCGATGTCTCGAGCGTGCTGTTCACGCCCGAGGTGGTGCGATTGGCCACGCTCGGCGCATCGAACGAAAGACTGATACCCGCCTCGCGCGCAAAGCGATCGAGCGCTGGCGCCAGTGGGCCGGCAGCGATGTTCCACTGTTTGACTTGATGGGGGTGGTCGGCGCTCGACGTTTGCGCCAGCGACGGCAACGCGTAACTGCTCACGATCAAACCAAACATCGCACCCTGTATGGCACGATTCAGTGGATGGCGCTGTGAAACCGGGGACGAACTCATTTTCTCGCTCCAAGAAAGGACATCGGCAAACTGGCCTGTATTCCGGCCTTCCTTAGAGGTCGAACGAGAATGAGAAACCACCTCATTATTTTTTATAGTGTGAAAAGTCTGGATGGACTCAACTGGCAGCGGTCACGGTCACCCAATACCGGGTCCGATAATCAACGTGCACGCGCAGTGATTGCGCGACCAACGCCAGGACCTGATCGTTGTCGGCGAGCTGGAAGGTGCCGGAAACGCGCCGATCAGCCACCTCCTCGGCGCAGCGCAGTACCCCGGGGCGATAACGCGACAACTCCACGATGAAATCACCCAGGCGCATATTGCGCGCGCTGATCACCCCGTCCCCCCAGCTCCATGGATCAAGGCCGTTGTCCGTCAACGCACGAACACCACTTGATGTAAACAAAAGCTGATTTCCTGCCTGGACAACGCGGCTACCAGCAATTTGACTGGAGCCGGGGAAAGCCGTGACTGAGCCTCCCTGAGCCGCGACCAGAGTGCCATCGTCACGCTCGCGTGCAAGAAAGCGGGGACTCTGAGCGCGTATGATCCCGTCGCGGGTTTGTACCCAGAACGGTCGCGCTTGAGGCGAGTGTGGATCCGCGCCGACATTCACGATGATCTCACCACGCCGCAGGATGATCACGCGTCGCTGGGCGTCGAAATCGCTGTCGACGGCGCTGTCGCTATTGAGCTGGATAAGACTCCCATCATCGAGCTGGAAGCGTCGTTGCTCGCCGGTGCTACTGCGCTGCTGCGCAAGCATGGCCGGCAAGGGCGTGTAGTCCCGACCGAGCCAGGCCGCAGTGCCAACAGATGCCAATATGCCCAGTAGCTTAAGGCTTTCTCGCCGACGCATTCCCCGATCAGCGCCATTCAGGGTTTGCCGGGCCAATTGAGCTGGAACGCCAACCAACTCTTCCCCAAGCGTTTGCACACGCTGCCACGCCAACACATGCTCTGGGCGCTGCTGCAGCCAGTCCTCAAAGTTGCGCTGTGTTTGTTCATTGGCCTGATTGAAGCGAAGGCGCACCAACCATTGGATTGCCTGATCGACAATGGCCGGATCCAGCGCCTGCGGCTCACGCCTCGACATAACGCAATCGATAGCAGTGTTGCAGGGCCGTGGCCAGGTCGCGTTCCACCGTAGCGCAGGAAACACTCAGTTTTTCGGCTATTTGCGCGCAGGTCAGACCGTCGAGCCGGGCATATAAAAACGCCTGGCGAACTCTCGGTTTGAGCCTGTCGAGCATGCGGTCTATGCGCTCGAGCGAATCAAGAATCATCAGCCGGCTTTCTTCCGAGGGAACCTCGTGTGGCGGCAGTAACGCGACGCTTTCCAGGTAAGCACGTTCGAGTTCGCGACGACGATACTGATCAATCATCAGTCCGCGGGCGATGCTGCTCAGATAGGCGCGGGGTTCGCGCAAGGGGCTGGATTGACGGGATTTGAGCAGACGCACGAAGGTGTCTTGCACCAGATCTGCTGCGTTATCGCGACATCCAGTGCGTCGAAGTAGCCAGCCGTTCAACCAAGAGTGGTGGGTACGATAGAGCAGCCCTAGATCTGCAATACCTAGTGTTTCGTCGCTGCGCATCGGCATCCCGGTAGGTACATAATTGATAATGACTCGCATTCTACCCAGCCAGCAGGCCTGGGGCAAATACGAGGTGAGGTTCTTCACCGCTAGACAAAAAGATCGCCGTTTTATTGTCAGGTGGCTTCTTTGAGCCTATCTTGAGGAAACCTATACAGATACTTTGTTTTAGTACAAGTTTTAGCGATTTGGCCTTCGTCAGTTTTCCTGCCACTAGTGTGCTGAGTGTGCCCACTGTCAGCCGGTCATCACCGCGAAATCGAGGATTGTACGACGAAACACCCTGCAATCCTTGGACGGCAAAACCCTCTACAGCAGCTACCCTTCGTACAAGTAAATATTTCGAACCTTCCCCCTCAAAACCTGTGCAATCAGGGAGTAAGTCAATGACTCGATTCCTGCTGTTAATGGCACTGACGCTCAGCATTGCAAGCTGCACCAGCGTGGATGTCACGCGCTATGCCGATCAACAACCGGCACTCGATCTGGAGCGCTTTTTCAGCCAGCCCGTCAAGGCCTGGGGAATGTTCCAGAAGCGCAGCGGTGAAGTGACCAAGCGTTTTGAAGTCAGCATCGTCAGCCGTCGCGAAGGCAACAACCTGATTCTCGACGAGCGCTTCCTGTACAGCGACGGTACCCGCCAACAACGCGTCTGGACATTGACGCCACAGGGCCAGGGACGCTGGAGCGGTCGCGCCGGCGATGTAGTCGGCGTTGCCAACGGCCAGGTGGCTGGCAACACGTTGCACTGGCGTTATCGTCTCAACGTGTCGGTCGACGATTCGACCTATGAAATGAGCATGGACGACTGGATGTATCTGATGGACGAGGACACGTTGATCAACCGCACCCGCATGTCCAAATTCGGGGTTGAAGTCGGTCAGGTGACGTTGTTCTTCCGCCGCCAGGGCGCCGAATCAAGCCAATGAAACCGACAACGCAGAGCTCGACCGAATGAACGTTACCCGCCGCTTGTGCCTGGTACTGGGCGACCAGTTGTCCTTTGACCTGGCTTCATTACAGGCACTCGATGTCGAGCGCGACACGGTGCTGTTGGTCGAAGTCATGGAGGAAGCCAGCCATGTGCCCCACCATCCACAAAAGATTGCCCTGATCTTCAGTGCCATGCGCCATTTCGCCCAGGCCCTGCGAGAACAGGGTGTACATGTTGAATACGTCACCCTGGATGATCCCGAGAACAGCGGTTCAGTACCGGGTGAGCTACATCGCTGGCAAGCGCTGTTGCAGTCCGAGGAATTGCATGTCACCGAGTGTGGGGACTGGCGGCTGGAGCACTCGATCAAAGAATGCGGCTTGCCCATCCACTGGCACGCCGACACGCGTTTTCTGTGCAGTCGCGAAGAGTTCGCCGCATGGGCCGAAGGCAAAAAACAGCTGCGCATGGAGTTTTTCTACCGGGAGATGCGCCGCAAGAGCCGCCTGCTGCTCAATGGCGACGGCTCACCGGTGGGTGGCACGTGGAATTTCGATGCCGAGAATCGCAAAGCCCTGCCCAAAGGCGTGAAAGCGCCCTACCCGGCACGCTTCAATAACGACGCCATCACCTGCGAAGTACTGGCTCTGGTCAAGGCGCGTTTCAGCCAGCATTACGGTGCTCTCGATGACTTCAACTATCCCGTCACCCATGCCGATGCACAGGCACTTTGGGCGTACTTTCTCGATTACGGTCTGGCCGGGTTTGGCGATTACCAGGACGCCATGGCCAGTGATGAGCCGTTCCTGTTTCATGCGCGCATCAGCGCAGCGCTCAACATCGGCCTGCTGGATCTGCGGCAGCTGTGCAGCGACGTCGAGTCGGCGTACTGGTCCGGCAGCGTTGCGCTTAACGCCGCCGAAGGCTTCATTCGGCAATTGATTGGCTGGCGTGAATATGTGCGGGGCGTGTACTGGCTGAAAATGCCGGATTACGCGCTGGGCAATTCTTTTGGCAACAGCCGGCCGCTGCCCGAATTCTACTGGACCGGCGATACGCAGATGAACTGCATGCGCCACGCCATCGGGCAAAGCTTGCAGCACGCCTACGCGCATCACATTCAGCGGCTGATGGTCACCGGCAATTTCGCTCTGCTTGCCGGCATCGTGCCGAGTCAGATCTGCGAGTGGTATCTGGCAATTTACATGGACGCCTTTGACTGGGTCGAACTCCCCAACACGCTGGGCATGGTCATGCACGCCGATGGCGGCTTTCTCGGTTCCAAGCCCTATTGCGCCAGTGGCCAATACATCAATCGCATGTCGGATTACTGCCGAGGTTGCGCTTACAAGGTCAGCGAAAGCACGGCGGACAATGCCTGTCCGTTCAATGCGCTGTATTGGCATTTCCTGATGCGCCACGGTGAACTGCTGCGCGGCAATCAGCGCATGGCCATGATGTACAAGAACCTCGACCGCATGCCGGAAACGAAGCAACAGGCACTCTGGCAGCGCGGCGAGACGCTGTTGGCCCGCCTGGATAACGGGGAGACGATCTGAAATCAGCGTCCGCCCGCAGCGACCGTGGTCTATCGGTGAAACTTAACGATGACGCTACCTGTCAACGGATGAACAGTCATCAAGCCACACCGCTACGCGTTACTGACTGCACCTGTCGGGCATAGCCGCCCCCTGAAACCGGCCCTTTAACAACTTAACAAAGCAGGTGAGATGGATACCCTCAAACACCTTGATCGCGAAGCGCTTGAGTCCGAGGTAATGCGTTTGCGCGCCGCGCTGCTGAGCAATCAAGTCGACACTGAACAAAACGTGGCGACCCAACTGCAGGCCAGCCAGGCTGCACTCGCCCGCAGTGAGGAACGCTTCAGCACCATTCTGGAAACCATCGAGTCGGCGTTCGCCATCGTCAAAGTCAAATACGACGCCAACGACGAGCCTGTCGACTACTACTTCGTCGAGGCCAACCCGGCGTTCGAGCGTCAGTGCGGAGTCAACCTGCGCGGTAAATGGGTGACCGAGTTCGCACCCAATCTGGAACGCTTCTGGTTCGAAACCTACGGCCACGTGGCCAAGACAGGGGAACCGGCGAACTTCGAGAACTACGCCAATACTTTTGAGCGCTGGTTCGATGTGCGCGCCGTGCGTGTCGGCGATCCGGCCGACCGGCAGATCGCAATCCTGTTCAACGACGTCACCGAGCGGCGCGACGCAGAAGAACGCTTGCGCGCCAGTGAGGCCATCGCGCGGGAAAACGTCGAGCGGGTACAACTGGCACTCGCCGCCGGCGCCATCATCGGCACCTGGCACTGGGACCTGTTGACCAATCGCTTTGCCATTGACGACGGCTTCGCCCAGGTGTTCAACCTCGATCCGGCACTGGGGCGTGAAGGCCTCAGCCTCGAACAAGTGATCACCAGCGTGCACCCCGATGACCGGGGCGGCCTGACCACAGCGATCGACGAAGCCATTGGCCGCGGAGGCGCCTATTCCCATCAGTACCGTGTGCGCCGCGCGGACGGCAGATACCAGTGGATCGAGGCAAACGGCCGCGTTGAGTGTGCAGATGACGGAATTCCCCTGCGCTTTCCCGGCGTGCTGATCGACGTCGAGGAACGGCGCACCGTCGAGGCGGAGCGCGACCGGGCCATCGCCGCGTTGCGGGCACTTAACGACACACTTGAACAACGGGTGTCATCGCGCACCGCCGAGCTGATGCAAGCGGAGGAAAAACTGCGGCAGTCGCAGAAGATGGAAGCGGTCGGCCAATTGACCGGTGGCCTCGCGCACGATTTCAACAACTTGCTCGCGGGCGTCTCCGGCGCGCTGGAATTGATGGGCACGCGAATCAAACAGGGCCGATTGAGCGAAGTCGACAAGTACATGGTGACCGCACAGGGCGCGGTCAAGCGTGCCGCCGCCCTCACCCACCGCCTGCTGGCGTTCTCCAGACGCCAGACCCTCGATCCGCGGCCCACCGATGTCAACAC is a window from the Pseudomonas gozinkensis genome containing:
- a CDS encoding TonB-dependent siderophore receptor, coding for MSSSPVSQRHPLNRAIQGAMFGLIVSSYALPSLAQTSSADHPHQVKQWNIAAGPLAPALDRFAREAGISLSFDAPSVANRTTSGVNSTLETSAALASLLQGSELQIEQQGPNAYLLVPQQKPAGPLELDATDVEDYRLAPLIINAKVRVSADDDANSVVAKELWVGGKVATSILNTPASVSVVTNKEMEQRSVSTTEEALQYTPGVVTDFYGTDDRNDYFQIRGFQATTYRDGLTLSSMRGVREDPFAYERIEILRGANSTLFGPADPGGSVNFVTKQPRFEQFGQGYVTYGSFDHVETGIDVGDALNDEKTLAGRFTAKGQNSDREYDHSQDDNRLVMGGLTWAPTDYTSATMILDYLKTDSSPNSGGYPLDKEYDRSKFYGEPSYNFHNVERTSLSGNVTHDFDNGFVLRSNLRYSKLTDDFGYVYLSDSAARVGTTVDRYLFGTDSEADQFNGNLMLQYDARFENIDSSSLVGVEYLDSTTRESSVYAPTTSIDIANPVFTGVSRSITPYAVNKRDAKTKAVFLQQNLSFYERFIVTGGVRNDSMDLTSKGLQSSEKDNFSETSYRGALTYIVNDEVSTYVSMVESVSPPQVGVTPQTGRQYEVGVKYAPMGMDALFSAAVYDLTQENVTIAVVLPSGIIEQQTVGESRARGLDLEAKAQVTQNLSLIGGYSYMESEVVRGSLYDGSSLKGNEFSTAPKHSASLWSYYDVPGTDVSVGLGARYVGSYYFDAANSGKSDGSTLFDAAFNYKIAKGTDLAVNLSNLLDEQHVVGSGTANFYNPGREITAKLSYNW
- a CDS encoding FecR domain-containing protein yields the protein MSRREPQALDPAIVDQAIQWLVRLRFNQANEQTQRNFEDWLQQRPEHVLAWQRVQTLGEELVGVPAQLARQTLNGADRGMRRRESLKLLGILASVGTAAWLGRDYTPLPAMLAQQRSSTGEQRRFQLDDGSLIQLNSDSAVDSDFDAQRRVIILRRGEIIVNVGADPHSPQARPFWVQTRDGIIRAQSPRFLARERDDGTLVAAQGGSVTAFPGSSQIAGSRVVQAGNQLLFTSSGVRALTDNGLDPWSWGDGVISARNMRLGDFIVELSRYRPGVLRCAEEVADRRVSGTFQLADNDQVLALVAQSLRVHVDYRTRYWVTVTAAS
- a CDS encoding sigma-70 family RNA polymerase sigma factor; protein product: MRSDETLGIADLGLLYRTHHSWLNGWLLRRTGCRDNAADLVQDTFVRLLKSRQSSPLREPRAYLSSIARGLMIDQYRRRELERAYLESVALLPPHEVPSEESRLMILDSLERIDRMLDRLKPRVRQAFLYARLDGLTCAQIAEKLSVSCATVERDLATALQHCYRLRYVEA
- a CDS encoding DUF3833 domain-containing protein, whose amino-acid sequence is MTRFLLLMALTLSIASCTSVDVTRYADQQPALDLERFFSQPVKAWGMFQKRSGEVTKRFEVSIVSRREGNNLILDERFLYSDGTRQQRVWTLTPQGQGRWSGRAGDVVGVANGQVAGNTLHWRYRLNVSVDDSTYEMSMDDWMYLMDEDTLINRTRMSKFGVEVGQVTLFFRRQGAESSQ
- a CDS encoding cryptochrome/photolyase family protein, with the translated sequence MNVTRRLCLVLGDQLSFDLASLQALDVERDTVLLVEVMEEASHVPHHPQKIALIFSAMRHFAQALREQGVHVEYVTLDDPENSGSVPGELHRWQALLQSEELHVTECGDWRLEHSIKECGLPIHWHADTRFLCSREEFAAWAEGKKQLRMEFFYREMRRKSRLLLNGDGSPVGGTWNFDAENRKALPKGVKAPYPARFNNDAITCEVLALVKARFSQHYGALDDFNYPVTHADAQALWAYFLDYGLAGFGDYQDAMASDEPFLFHARISAALNIGLLDLRQLCSDVESAYWSGSVALNAAEGFIRQLIGWREYVRGVYWLKMPDYALGNSFGNSRPLPEFYWTGDTQMNCMRHAIGQSLQHAYAHHIQRLMVTGNFALLAGIVPSQICEWYLAIYMDAFDWVELPNTLGMVMHADGGFLGSKPYCASGQYINRMSDYCRGCAYKVSESTADNACPFNALYWHFLMRHGELLRGNQRMAMMYKNLDRMPETKQQALWQRGETLLARLDNGETI
- a CDS encoding hybrid sensor histidine kinase/response regulator — translated: MDTLKHLDREALESEVMRLRAALLSNQVDTEQNVATQLQASQAALARSEERFSTILETIESAFAIVKVKYDANDEPVDYYFVEANPAFERQCGVNLRGKWVTEFAPNLERFWFETYGHVAKTGEPANFENYANTFERWFDVRAVRVGDPADRQIAILFNDVTERRDAEERLRASEAIARENVERVQLALAAGAIIGTWHWDLLTNRFAIDDGFAQVFNLDPALGREGLSLEQVITSVHPDDRGGLTTAIDEAIGRGGAYSHQYRVRRADGRYQWIEANGRVECADDGIPLRFPGVLIDVEERRTVEAERDRAIAALRALNDTLEQRVSSRTAELMQAEEKLRQSQKMEAVGQLTGGLAHDFNNLLAGVSGALELMGTRIKQGRLSEVDKYMVTAQGAVKRAAALTHRLLAFSRRQTLDPRPTDVNTLMTGMTELIQRTVGPSILLETIGSPVLWPTLVDASQLENALLNLCINARDAMPDGGRITIETANRTLNAGIASALDMPEGEYVCLCVTDTGTGMSADVIAKAFDPFFTTKPLGQGTGLGLSMIYGFAKQSGGQVRVRSQVDRGTTMCIYLPRHSGDPVQSHDDKHIAPAVVPKASETILVVDDEPTVRALLTEVLGELGFNLLEAGDSVAGLRLLQSNVHIDLLITDVGLPGGMNGRQLADAGREIRPNLTTLFITGYAENAVIGSGQLGPGMQVLTKPFAVDTLVARVSDLMSSRTDPSCPVRNPP